The Enoplosus armatus isolate fEnoArm2 chromosome 5, fEnoArm2.hap1, whole genome shotgun sequence genome contains the following window.
CTTTTATCCACCAACCTGCCTTGACCTCTTAACATTCACAGCGCTGCGAAGCGTTCAGGAAACCCCGACAATAACAATCTACTCTCACTCGTTTCTTCTTGACTTCtaaagaaaagtgaaagcagggaactgaaaataaagaattcACTGTTCTTTTCTTCAAGACTGCTGGATTTGAGTATCTTCTGGACCGTAGACATTTACAATATAAAACCCTTCAAGCCTGCAGCCGATATCTACTTTGTTAGGCACAATAAATAGGCCCCTGTGGTATTAAGGTTCAGAGTGACGAATGACTCAGAACAATTCTGATGTCTGAGTGCAGGTTATGCACCAGCATAAATCTATATTAAGCACAAATAATTTAGGTCTCAAATATATACTAAATCTAGTAAACATCTActacatcattttaatatacATTCTGAATGTATGTACAAGAAATCAGAAAGTGTATTACCGTTTTACAGCCCGATTGAGAAGAATCCTCAAGCACAGATCTGTCTACTCGACATGTGTTTAAAATAATCTGATCCAGTTTTTTCTGTGAGCTCACTTCTGCTGCCTTGATTTTTGCTTCCGCTCTGTAAACACTATGTACAGTCTTAGAAAATACACTACGAGACCTGATTTTACAAACTGTTTGATGACATTATGTACATTCAGGCAATTACAAAGTGAGTTATTATGTAACATCATCCGAGGATCCCTTGAGAAGTCTCTCACTTTACATCCTGTCAGTCCACAAACACAAGAGCCAGATTACCTTCATAATCAGTTATCACTACACtgtacatacaaaacatttgattgtGGAAACACAGTAAACAGCATGGTATGAGTTTGTGCACATCTAGAgattgtgctgctgctgatgatgatgagatgTAGTTGGCAGTGTCACTTCGCAGACACAACCACTGTCTAGTATCTGTAATCTTGGTGAGTAAACCAGAGGTGTGTTTCAGTTTGGCTCTTACGTTAAGGCAAAATGTTTGGCACTTAGTTTGTACAGaatgtttgatatttcaaaAAATAATTCTGATTACTTCTTCACCAGTTCTGGGGCTCTGATGGAGATGCGTCTTCAACAGATCGCGACCAGTCTCAGTCTGCTGAAAGGACCcgaaaaatatttttgaaaaagaaatgttgatgGTACAGAAACTGCAGGTGAAGTTGGGATCCtaagatatttttttttgtctcaaatgAGTTCTGATTGTGTCGttaacaaacagcaacaacaacaagtcagTTGAACAGAACTTTTTCTGCACTACAGTTTCTACCCTGACACCCAGCTGTGTGTGGTGGTCTTCACTCCGTGGGGGAAACCTTGTTGGGTCACCATTGGCTCAAAGTTGAAGTCCAGGGAGTCCCCGTCCATAAGAGTGTCATGGAGGACCGTCTCCATGTCAAACTCAAACTTCTCGATGGACATGTCGTCCAGGTCGCTGGGCAGCTTCTCTGGGTGCGAGGGCTGCGGCAGGCCTGGTCGGCCGTATCCGTTGGTGTTGAGAGGGCAGAAGCCACCTGCCATGCCTCCTCCGCTGAGGTGGCTGGAGAGGCCATAAGGCATCTGCATAGAGCTTTTGGCTGTAGGCAAACGCGTGGTGCCCCCGCTGTGGCTCAAGGACATGAGCAAGCGGCCATTCATAGCTGGTGACGTGGCTGGGGCTTGGCTGTGCACGTTGTGGgggtgagtgtgagagagaccaTGCGGGTGAACGTTCCCTCCTCCCATGAGTTTGGCTGcatgctggctgctgctgtacGGTGGCAGCATACAGCCTCCGCTGGACTGAGACACCACAGTGTCCACTGATGGCATGAGCTCTCTGTGCTGGTCTGTATCTGACGTCAGCAGCTCCTTCAGAAGCCCCGCAGGGCAGCTGTACTGGCCCATACCGGGCCCGAAGCTGGGCTTACTCTCTGGCAGTGTCTGCAGCGACATGGACGACAGGGTGTTCATTCCTGCTTGGCCATACACACACTTGCGGTACTCCTGCTGAGGCTGCGAGGCCATGCTGGGGGAGCTGTAAGCGGGGTACCCAGGGCTCGGCTGCATCATAGGAGAGGGGGAGGACTGGGAGGAGCCAGGGGTCGTCGCCCCTCCTCCAACCTGAGAGTTGTTGGGCGAGAGCAAGTTCAGGTTGTCCAGAAGGTTCTCCATGACATTCTCAGAACTGTGTCCCAGAGAGCCCGTCATCTCTGTGAGACTGGGCAGCGTGGCTGTCATCTTGGCCCCGGGGGCTCCTGGGTAGCTCATATGCACGTCTGCCTCTCCGAGGTCGTCCTCAGGCATGAAGGGTGAGAGGCGGCCGCTCAGAGTGCTGGCGTTGGAGCTGGTCCGAGGCCTGAAGCTGTTCCACGCATCAAAGTCGTCGTTGCTGTGGGAGTTGGGGCTGCCAGGCCACTTGGAGTAGGAGCCTGGACTGTCTGCGCCTCCGTCAGGGCCGCCCTGCAGGGACAGCTGTAGGGAGACAAGGAGACTCTCAGTGTACCAATAGACACACTGTATGTGCCAGAGACAGTCAGTGTAACATATGTTTTGAGCAGAAACCattgacaataaaacaaatgactggTTGGTTATGGAAACAATCAAATACAAttacaataatattatataaagtaAGTATTCTTGCTAAATCAATAATGTGATAATATCTTGGGAATAACTATTCAAAGGACGTTCACAGACATGATGACTAAGAAACAATAAGTGTGGATATGATTACATAGAATCAGTCTTAGTTCATTTCCTTCACTTCTACAAGACTAATAAGTCCAGATAATTGTATTTGTTAATTGTAATGTAGCCATTAAGAGCAAGAAGAGACACATTTAGGATAAGAATATTACCAAAATCCCATGTGATGTCTGGTCTTTTATTATAATACATTGTGGTGATATATCAACCTGCTCTTTTAGAACACGAAGTGGGTGATAACTGATGAAAGAATTTAtcacaaaaactaaaacatcaaaaacatgttgCCTCCCATTCACCTTTTCATAACTTCTTttgaaaaacagacagtgtAGAGACAGTTGAGATAAAAGAAAACCTTGGCATGGCATACACAAAAGCATTTGGTGGATTCTtcttttatttacctttttcttAGCAGCTCTTCCCCTGCTCTTGGTgaatttgctgttgttgtcCATGGAGGCTGCCCTGCGTCGCGGGGACTTGCCGCTCTTCCCGCCCTCCGGGTTTAGCATCCACCACGAGCTCTTTCCCGTCCCCTCATTCTGCACACGAACAAAGCGGCTGTGCAGTGACAAGTTGTGTCTAATGGAGttctggaggagagggagagagagaaaaagagaaaagctggGTGAGGAGCTGACAAACAGAGAGATTTGTGTTTGCCCTTTTCCCAAAACACCTCAGATCTGCTTTAGCATACAAGTGCAAATCCATCCTTACAGGTGgttctcttttaaaaacacactcgGCTTGACAGCTGACttaaagaggagaaaggggagaTTTTAAGGGCACTCAACAACCTAATGCCATTTGCAATTCAAAGAACCACACAATAGGTGTCAATATGTTTACTCCATGAGCAATACATCCTGAAGAGAACAAGGATTAAACTGCAGACACTCTTATctccaaacatactgtacatgtgggCCTTTATTTCCTTCACAAAAACAGAGGGGCCCATTGTAAAACACCATTATAACAACACACATTCCACCTGACTACGTGTCTTGTCTAAACCAGCACAGAATCAAAGGGAGGAAACAGACTAATCTTTCCTTCTTACAGACACATTAATACGGCGCTCTAACGTTGCTTAGTGACACCCCCAGTGGAAAAACTCATTTTTGTGCAGGAAGCCAGTGAAGCATTATTAAAACACGGCAAACAAGAGCAGGAATATTGGGCAAATGTCTGCTAAGCAAACCACAGAAAGTGAGACACTATTTCTGTCCTACTTAACTTGAACTACTACTGTTCTGGGACACCAGTGTTACTCATCTCagacttcatttgtttttcagcgtGTTATGATGTTTGAACTCTAAATCAGTCCAAACTGTTGATTAAGTTTCTCTGGCTACGTATCGTTTTGTGTCCGGGCCATAACATGAAGTAATGAGCCTTGGCCAGACACTACTGTGCATGCGTAAAGCTTGTTGTTTTGGAAGAAAGACTGGAACTCccggcgcacacacacacacaca
Protein-coding sequences here:
- the foxo1a gene encoding forkhead box protein O1-A, whose amino-acid sequence is MAEAAQQPHLVEIDPDFEPLSRPRSCTWPLPRPEFINPGDSNTSSPVPSVKQEPAGNTEFINNLSLLEETEDFTEQKPVILCTDFQCRENCVHQPPPQQQQQQQQQQQHQQHQQQHPNPQLPHHHHHQQQQQQQVPLLSSPVGSSSTAAAAAAAAQRKSSSSRRNAWGNMSYADLITKAIESSPENRLTLSQIYDWMVKSVPYFKDKGDSNSSAGWKNSIRHNLSLHSRFVRVQNEGTGKSSWWMLNPEGGKSGKSPRRRAASMDNNSKFTKSRGRAAKKKLSLQGGPDGGADSPGSYSKWPGSPNSHSNDDFDAWNSFRPRTSSNASTLSGRLSPFMPEDDLGEADVHMSYPGAPGAKMTATLPSLTEMTGSLGHSSENVMENLLDNLNLLSPNNSQVGGGATTPGSSQSSPSPMMQPSPGYPAYSSPSMASQPQQEYRKCVYGQAGMNTLSSMSLQTLPESKPSFGPGMGQYSCPAGLLKELLTSDTDQHRELMPSVDTVVSQSSGGCMLPPYSSSQHAAKLMGGGNVHPHGLSHTHPHNVHSQAPATSPAMNGRLLMSLSHSGGTTRLPTAKSSMQMPYGLSSHLSGGGMAGGFCPLNTNGYGRPGLPQPSHPEKLPSDLDDMSIEKFEFDMETVLHDTLMDGDSLDFNFEPMVTQQGFPHGVKTTTHSWVSG